The Pyrus communis chromosome 2, drPyrComm1.1, whole genome shotgun sequence genome includes a window with the following:
- the LOC137725475 gene encoding disease resistance-like protein DSC1 has protein sequence MFFFPFFFNLLQNLGNLKVIELRFCVHLTEVPDLSRSKKIEDIVLFGCERLVRIPSYFKDLDKLRWLNLGKCSSLEFLPELPVLCCLEASGCTSLKTVSSSRNSLTQAWDKYELFRGRFNFVDCPKLNENARTNIMADTQLRIMRVATGPLKTQQRKEEELVMEMTSSIPMCYRTTRSTDSARTLVSTACTGYEIPNWFCHQNEGSSITIKLPRNWYCTDFLGFALSVVLPPQISYMELMLGCSCNFKTNSGESHETIYPTHYPLNAKGEVVAYSPFGQVFVWYSAFALGEGANLNRSNSFYKLVTGACFEFNAVDACRRREFKVKKCGISLLYAKDVETIKWGGNTGWSSQKKKVRNEKLRI, from the exons ATGTTcttctttccatttttctttaatttgttacaGAATCTTGGGAACTTAAAAGTGATTGAACTAAGGTTTTGCGTGCATCTGACTGAAGTTCCAGATCTCTCTCGcagtaaaaaaattgaagatatAGTGCTTTTTGGGTGTGAAAGATTGGTTCGAATTCCTTCTTATTTTAAAGATCTTGACAAGCTTAGGTGGCTGAATCTGGGAAAGTGCTCAAGTCTAGAATTCTTACCAGAGCTCCCAGTGCTATGTTGTCTTGAAGCAAGTGGCTGCACTTCACTGAAGACAGTTTCAAGTTCAAGAAATTCACTCACACAAGCTTGGGATAAATATGAATTGTTTCGAGGGCGTTTTAACTTTGTTGATTGCCCAAAGTTGAATGAAAATGCAAGGACCAATATAATGGCTGACACACAGTTAAGAATTATGCGAGTGGCAACTGGGCCATTGAAAACTCAGCAACGTAAAGAAGAAGAACTTGTCATg GAAATGACTTCATCTATCCCTATGTGCTATCGGACTACACGTAGCACCGACTCTGCTCGGACTTTAGTTAGCACTGCATGTACAGGATATGAAATTCCAAATTGGTTCTGCCATCAAAATGAAGGATCTTCGATAACTATCAAGCTTCCTCGAAATTGGTATTGTAcagattttttgggttttgctctATCTGTTGTTCTCCCTCCCCAAATTTCTTATATGGAACTGATGCTTGGATGCTCGTGCAATTTTAAAACTAATAGTGGTGAAAGCCATGAAACCATTTATCCTACCCATTATCCTTTAAATGCAAAAGGGGAAGTGGTTGCTTATTCGCCATTCGGTCAGGTATTTGTGTGGTATAGTGCGTTTGCACTTGGAGAGGGAGCAAATTTGAATCGCTCCAATTCTTTTTACAAACTTGTCACTGGGGCCTGTTTTGAGTTCAACGCTGTGGATGCCTGCCGCCGTCGCGAATTTAAGGTGAAAAAGTGTGGGATCAGCCTGCTGTATGCTAAAGATGTCGAGACCATCAAGTGGGGAGGAAATACAGGTTGGagtagccaaaaaaaaaaagttagaaatgaaaaattaagaatttga
- the LOC137725434 gene encoding pentatricopeptide repeat-containing protein At4g35130, chloroplastic-like yields MAASLAHSHSSYLYNSTSPPPSLLRKRAAEPKANQSSDQPKFPKLVRGIRKLSENPSTSIEPLNNYALKQALQEHVESGSIEDALRVFEKMSHSDTYYWNVMIRGLTDNGLFREAIGFYHRMQSEGVRADNYTYPFVIKACGGLLSLDEGQKVHGKLFKVGLDLDVYIGNSLCAAYAKLGCIEYAERVFDEMPVKDLVSWNSMIGGYAAVGDGWRAMVCFQEMQVLGMKPDRFSMIGGLNACAIDCFLQPGKEIHCQVLKCMLESDVMVHTSLIDMYHKCGRVDYAERLFDEICTKNVVVWNAMIHGYTLNAQPLESLSCLKKMQEADKLIPDAITMINFLPSCTQLGALLEGKSIHGYAIRRGFLPHIVFETALIDLYGACGRINLAERIFGQLIEKNLISWNSMISAYVQSGHNREALELFWDLLNEPLEPDAITFSSIIPAYCEVASIGERKQIHGCITKLEHNSNTLILNATVYMYAKCGYLETAREVFDRMIFRDTSSWNTIIMAYAIHGFGRISIEFFSKMRDNGIQPNESTFVSLLMACSVSGMVDEGWKYYSSMKRDYGIDPGIEHCGCMIDLLGRTGNLDRAKIFIEEISLLPTARIWGSLLTASRNNRNIELAELAAEHILSSEHDNTGCYILLANMYSEAGRWEDVERLKSHMKQRGLRKTVACSFVETKCRPYRFINQDTTHVETYMIYAVLDLILRKIGEDKYVNSITKFRPLDLKRKRANSAESHSVRLAICFGLISTEIRHPVVVRKNTRICEECHSAAKKISEITKREIIVGDSKVFHHFIDGNCSCRDYW; encoded by the coding sequence ATGGCTGCAAGTCTCGCTCACAGTCACAGCTCTTACCTCTACAACTCCACCTCCCCGCCACCGAGCCTTTTACGAAAACGAGCCGCTGAGCCGAAAGCAAACCAAAGCTCCGACCAGCCGAAGTTTCCTAAGTTGGTTCGTGGAATCCGAAAACTATCAGAGAATCCGAGCACCTCGATTGAACCCCTCAACAACTATGCGCTCAAACAGGCTCTTCAAGAACATGTGGAATCTGGGTCCATAGAGGATGCACTCCGGGTGTTTGAGAAAATGTCCCATTCAGATACGTATTACTGGAATGTTATGATTAGAGGTCTCACTGATAACGGGTTGTTCCGGGAGGCGATTGGTTTTTATCATAGGATGCAAAGTGAAGGTGTTCGAGCCGATAATTATACCTACCCATTTGTGATCAAGGCTTGTGGTGGGTTGTTGTCGTTGGATGAAGGACAAAAGGTTCATGGGAAGTTGTTTAAGGTCGGGTTGGATTTGGATGTTTATATCGGTAACTCGCTTTGTGCTGCGTATGCAAAACTTGGTTGCATAGAGTATGCAGAGAGAGTGTTTGACGAAATGCCTGTTAAAGACTTGGTTTCTTGGAATTCTATGATTGGCGGGTATGCTGCTGTTGGGGATGGTTGGAGGGCGATGGTTTGTTTTCAGGAAATGCAGGTGCTCGGTATGAAGCCTGATAGATTCAGTATGATTGGCGGTCTTAACGCTTGTGCTATTGATTGCTTTCTCCAACCCGGGAAGGAAATCCATTGCCAGGTTCTTAAATGTATGCTTGAATCAGATGTCATGGTGCACACCTCGCTTATCGACATGTACCACAAATGTGGTAGAGTGGACTATGCAGAGAGGTTGTTTGATGAGATTTGCACCAAGAATGTTGTGGTTTGGAATGCAATGATACATGGGTATACTCTAAATGCTCAGCCGCTTGAGTCACTTTCTTGCTTGAAAAAAATGCAAGAGGCAGATAAGTTGATTCCTGATGCTATCACAATGATCAATTTTCTTCCCTCTTGCACACAACTAGGAGCCCTATTGGAAGGTAAATCAATCCATGGCTATGCCATTAGACGAGGTTTTCTCCCTCATATTGTATTTGAAACTGCACTGATCGATTTGTATGGTGCCTGCGGCAGGATAAATTTGGCAGAACGTATATTTGGTCAGCTAATTGAAAAGAACTTGATATCGTGGAATAGCATGATTTCTGCATATGTACAAAGTGGACATAACAGGGAAGCCTTGGAATTATTTTGGGATCTCTTGAATGAACCGCTTGAACCGGATGCAATTACATTTTCAAGCATCATACCTGCCTATTGTGAAGTAGCATCCATTGGGGAGCGGAAGCAAATTCATGGTTGTATCACAAAATTGGAGCACAACTCAAATACATTAATCTTGAATGCAACTGTTTacatgtatgcaaaatgtggGTATCTGGAGACGGCGCGAGAAGTTTTTGATAGGATGATATTCAGGGATACCAGTTCGTGGAACACTATAATTATGGCTTATGCAATTCATGGGTTTGGGAGAATATCCATCGAGTTTTTCTCCAAAATGAGAGACAATGGCATTCAGCCTAATGAGAGCACATTTGTTTCCTTGTTAATGGCGTGTAGTGTTTCTGGCATGGTTGACGAGGGTTGGAAATACTATAGCTCGATGAAAAGAGACTATGGTATTGATCCTGGAATAGAGCACTGTGGTTGTATGATCGATCTTCTTGGTCGAACAGGTAATCTTGACCGTGCCAAGATTTTTATCGAGGAAATCTCGCTGCTGCCCACAGCCAGAATTTGGGGGTCATTACTGACAGCTAGTAGAAACAACAGAAACATAGAGTTAGCTGAACTTGCTGCTGAGCATATTTTGTCCTCGGAACATGATAATACCGGGTGTTATATCTTGCTTGCGAATATGTATTCTGAAGCTGGGAGGTGGGAAGATGTAGAACGGCTTAAATCTCATATGAAGCAAAGAGGACTCCGGAAAACTGTCGCGTGCAGCTTTGTTGAGACCAAATGTAGGCCTTACAGATTCATCAACCAAGATACGACCCACGTTGAAACCTACATGATTTATGCtgttttagatttgattctgAGGAAGATAGGGGAAGATAAATATGTTAACAGTATCACCAAGTtcagaccgttggatttgaagagaaagagagcaaatTCCGCAGAGAGTCACAGTGTAAGATTGGcaatttgttttggtttgatCTCCACAGAAATCAGACACCCCGTTGTTGTTCGGAAGAACACGAGAATCTGTGAAGAATGCCATAGCGCTGCAAAGAAGATTTCAGAGATCACCAAAAGAGAGATAATTGTAGGAGATTCGAAGGTCTTTCACCACTTCATTGACGGCAATTGCTCTTGTCGTGATTACTGGTGA